The following are from one region of the Salvia hispanica cultivar TCC Black 2014 chromosome 1, UniMelb_Shisp_WGS_1.0, whole genome shotgun sequence genome:
- the LOC125200742 gene encoding probable methyltransferase At1g29790, which translates to MEYTCNILFFLLLLLSSNLLTLFISTTFYSSTCSLNPHLQTTPSAATADEPDLPSEFVAFTCPQKLPLGFNRNFDSDEILPSVGSSCTLFQRDLRRYMSYQVNGSCPDDELLSQKLLLKGCEPLPRRRCRPAAPRHAAEPLPLPDCLWSTPSDASVVWTAYTCKNYTCLVNRGRSQKAFDDCKDCFDLAGRESRRWTGHASSNLDFTIDEVLAAKSPGTVRIGLDIGGGVATFAVRMRERNVTILTSSMNLNGPFNNFIAARGVVPLYISISQRLPFFDNTLDIIHSMHVLSNWIPTQLLHFMVFDIYRVLRPGGLFWLDHFFCVGDELENVYAPLIESAGFQKVRWEVGRKLDRGEELNEMYLSALLEKPLNNSW; encoded by the coding sequence ATGGAATACACTTGCAACatcctcttcttccttctcCTTCTACTCTCATCCAATCTCCTCACTTTATTCATCTCCACAACTTTCTACTCTTCCACTTGCTCCCTCAACCCTCACCTCCAAACCACCCCCTCCGCGGCCACGGCCGACGAGCCGGACCTCCCCTCCGAGTTCGTCGCCTTCACATGTCCACAGAAGCTCCCACTCGGCTTCAACCGCAATTTCGACTCCGACGAGATCCTCCCTTCCGTGGGCAGCTCATGCACCCTGTTCCAACGCGACCTCCGCCGATACATGTCGTACCAAGTGAACGGATCATGCCCGGACGACGAGCTCCTCTCCCAGAAACTCCTCCTCAAGGGATGCGAGCCCCTCccccgccgccgctgccgcccTGCCGCCCCTCGCCACGCCGCGGAGCCCCTCCCCCTCCCGGACTGCCTCTGGTCCACCCCCTCGGACGCCTCCGTCGTGTGGACCGCCTACACCTGCAAGAACTACACGTGCCTCGTCAACCGCGGCCGCAGCCAGAAGGCCTTCGACGACTGCAAGGACTGCTTCGACCTGGCCGGCCGCGAGAGCCGCCGCTGGACGGGCCACGCATCCTCCAACCTCGACTTCACCATCGACGAGGTCCTTGCCGCGAAGTCGCCTGGGACCGTCCGCATTGGGCTTGACATCGGCGGGGGCGTGGCGACCTTCGCGGTGAGGATGAGGGAGCGGAACGTGACGATCCTGACGAGCTCCATGAATCTGAACGGGCCATTCAACAACTTCATAGCTGCGAGAGGGGTCGTGCCGCTCTACATCAGCATCTCACAGCGGCTTCCGTTTTTCGACAACACATTGGATATAATCCACTCGATGCACGTGCTGAGCAACTGGATCCCGACACAGCTGCTGCATTTTATGGTGTTTGACATATACAGAGTGCTGAGGCCGGGTGGCTTGTTTTGGTTGGATCACTTCTTCTGCGTCGGGGATGAGCTGGAGAATGTGTACGCGCCTCTCATAGAGAGTGCCGGGTTTCAGAAAGTGCGGTGGGAGGTCGGAAGGAAGCTCGACAGAGGGGAGGAGCTCAATGAGATGTATCTGTCTGCGCTCTTGGAGAAGCCATTAAACAATTCTTGGTGA
- the LOC125200741 gene encoding potassium channel SKOR-like isoform X1, with the protein MESFKRKSFKIGHGDIGEEGSSSHGGEEYEVEDLRERIQSSRGSRLTLVENELEMNSTRRRFSRHNLINGFRDLFIHPDNRWYKAWEKFILIWAIYSSFFTPLEFGFFRGLPENLFILDIVGQVAFLLDIILQFFVAYRDSHSYKMIYKRNPIALRYIKSHFFPDLLACMPWDIIYKVCGRKEGVRYLLWIRLIRVRRLTDFFQRMEKDIRINYLFTRIVKLIAVELYCTHTAACIFYYLATTLPEEQEGYTWIGSLQLGDYSYSQFRDIDIWKRYITSLYFAIVTMATVGYGDIHAVNLREMIFIMIYVSFDMILGAYLIGNMTALIVKGSKTVRYRDKMTDLTKYMNRNRLGRDLRNQIKGHLRLQYESSYTDAAVLQDIPMSIRAKISQTLYKSYVENIPIFKSCSQEFINQIVTRVHEEFFLPGEVIMEQGNVVDQLYFVCHGVLEEVGIGADGLEETVSLLEPNSSFGEISILCNIPQPYTVRVCELCRLMRIDKQSFSNILEIFFHDGRKVLTNLLEGKESNLRLKQLESDITFHIGKQEADLALRVNSAAFYGDLYQLKSEIRSGADPSKKDYDGRTALHLAASRGYEDITLFLIQECVDINAEDNFGNTPLLEAIKNGHDKVASLLYKEGAMVKIDNVGSYLCSVVARGDSDFLRRLLSNGIDPNSKDYDSRTPLHVAASQGLYLMGKLLVEAGASIFAKDRWGNSPIDEARICGNKNMIRLMEEAKTAQLSEYPESPYSHEVTAELRHAKKKCTVFPFHPWDTTKEGRRHGVVMWIRHSMEELIEAASHQLGMLDAECIILSEDGGQILEADMITEAQKLYLVYQTA; encoded by the exons ATGGAGTCGTTCAAGAGGAAATCATTTAAAATAGGGCACGGTGATATTGGAGAGGAAGGAAGCTCGAGCCACGGCGGGGAGGAATACGAGGTGGAGGATCTAAGGGAGCGAATACAGTCGTCACGCGGCAGCCGATTAACTCTGGTTGAGAACGAGTTGGAGATGAACTCGACTCGCCGGAGATTCAGCAGGCACAACCTCATCAATGGCTTCAGAGATCTGTTCATCCACCCTGACAACag GTGGTACAAGGCATGGGAgaaatttatactaatatgGGCAATATACTCGTCATTCTTTACTCCGTTGGAGTTCGGGTTCTTCAGGGGACTACCAGAGAACCTCTTCATTTTAGACATTGTTGGCCAGGTGGCATTCCTACTCGACATTATCTTGCAATTCTTTGTGGCTTACAGGGACAGTCATTCCTACAAAATGATTTACAAGCGTAATCCAATTGCTCTACG GTATattaaatctcatttttttccgGACCTACTAGCTTGCATGCCGTGGGATATAATCTACAAG GTTTGCGGAAGAAAAGAAGGGGTGAGGTATCTTCTATGGATCAGATTGATACGGGTTCGCAGACTTACGGATTTCTTTCAAAGGATGGAAAAGGACATCAGAATCAATTATCTCTTCACGAGGATAGTGAAACTAATAGCTGTTGAACTTTACTGCACGCATACAGCAGCTTGCATCTTCTACTACCTAGCCACTACGCTCCCTGAAGAGCAGGAAGGTTACACATGGATTGGGAGCTTGCAATTGGGTGACTATAGTTATTCACAATTCAGAGATATAGACATATGGAAGCGTTACATTACTTCATTGTATTTTGCCATTGTCACCATGGCAACTGTAG GTTATGGAGATATACATGCAGTCAATCTGAGAGAAATGATATTCATCATGATCTATGTCTCCTTTGACATGATTCTTGGTGCATATTTGATTGGTAACATGACAGCGCTGATTGTGAAAGGATCAAAGACTGTAAGATATAGAGACAAAATGActgatcttaccaaatatatGAACAGAAACAGATTAGGTAGGGACCTACGTAATCAAATAAAAGGGCATTTGCGTTTGCAATATGAAAGCAGCTATACTGATGCCGCTGTTCTACAAGATATCCCAATGTCTATTCGTGCCAAG ATATCTCAGACTTTGTACAAGTCATATGTGGAAAATATTCCCATTTTCAAATCTTGCTCCCAAGAATTCATCAATCAAATT GTAACTCGGGTCCACGAGGAATTTTTCCTTCCAGGAGAAGTCATAATGGAACAGGGGAATGTTGTGGATCAACTCTATTTTGTTTGTCATGGTGTCTTG GAGGAGGTTGGAATAGGGGCTGATGGATTAGAAGAGACTGTGTCTCTTCTAGAGCCTAACAGCTCGTTTGGAGAGATTTCGATTTTGTGCAACATTCCTCAACCTTATACTGTCCGTGTATGTGAACTCTGCAGACTCATGCGTATTGATAAGCAATCTTTCTCCAATATTCTTGAGATATTTTTCCACGATGGACGGAAAGTCTTGACTAACTTGTTGGAG GGAAAAGAATCTAATCTTCGCCTGAAGCAATTGGAGTCGGATATTACGTTCCATATTGGTAAACAAGAAGCTGATCTTGCTTTGAGAGTGAACAGTGCAGCATTTTACGGTGACTTGTATCAACTTAAAAGCGAAATCCGTTCTGGAGCAGATCCAAGCAAGAAAGATTATGATGGAAGGACAGCTCTG CATCTTGCTGCATCAAGAGGATATGAAGATATCACTCTGTTCCTGATACAAGAATGTGTAGACATCAATGCCGAAG ATAATTTCGGTAACACACCATTGCTGGAAGCCATCAAGAATGGACATGACAAGGTTGCTTCATTACTTTATAAAGAAGGGGCCATGGTGAAAATTGACAATGTTGGTAGCTACTTGTGCTCAGTGGTTGCAAGAGGAGATTCAGATTTCCTGAGAAGGTTGTTGTCCAATGGCATCGATCCCAACTCGAAAGACTACGATAGTCGAACTCCCCTTCACGTAGCTGCCTCTCAAGGATTGTATCTAATGGGCAAGTTGCTTGTGGAAGCAGGAGCCAGCATCTTCGCAAAAGACAG ATGGGGAAACAGTCCAATAGATGAAGCGAGAATATGCGGAAACAAAAACATGATCAGACTCATGGAAGAGGCGAAGACAGCCCAACTATCCGAATATCCCGAGAGCCCCTACTCCCATGAGGTCACAG CAGAGCTAAGACATGCAAAGAAAAAGTGCACAGTGTTTCCATTTCATCCATGGGATACTACTAAAGAAGGCCGAAGACATGGAGTCGTGATGTGGATTCGTCACAGCATGGAAGAGCTAATAGAAGCAGCATCCCATCAACTCGGGATGCTTGATGCAGAATGCATTATATTATCCGAAGACGGAGGCCAAATTCTCGAGGCTGACATGATTACAGAAGCACAAAAGTTGTATCTCGTGTACCAAACAGCTTGA
- the LOC125200741 gene encoding potassium channel SKOR-like isoform X2, translating to MESFKRKSFKIGHGDIGEEGSSSHGGEEYEVEDLRERIQSSRGSRLTLVENELEMNSTRRRFSRHNLINGFRDLFIHPDNRWYKAWEKFILIWAIYSSFFTPLEFGFFRGLPENLFILDIVGQVAFLLDIILQFFVAYRDSHSYKMIYKRNPIALRYIKSHFFPDLLACMPWDIIYKVCGRKEGVRYLLWIRLIRVRRLTDFFQRMEKDIRINYLFTRIVKLIAVELYCTHTAACIFYYLATTLPEEQEGYTWIGSLQLGDYSYSQFRDIDIWKRYITSLYFAIVTMATVGYGDIHAVNLREMIFIMIYVSFDMILGAYLIGNMTALIVKGSKTVRYRDKMTDLTKYMNRNRLGRDLRNQIKGHLRLQYESSYTDAAVLQDIPMSIRAKISQTLYKSYVENIPIFKSCSQEFINQIVTRVHEEFFLPGEVIMEQGNVVDQLYFVCHGVLEEVGIGADGLEETVSLLEPNSSFGEISILCNIPQPYTVRVCELCRLMRIDKQSFSNILEIFFHDGRKVLTNLLEGKESNLRLKQLESDITFHIGKQEADLALRVNSAAFYGDLYQLKSEIRSGADPSKKDYDGRTALHLAASRGYEDITLFLIQECVDINAEDNFGNTPLLEAIKNGHDKVASLLYKEGAMVKIDNVGSYLCSVVARGDSDFLRRLLSNGIDPNSKDYDSRTPLHVAASQGLYLMGKLLVEAGASIFAKDRWGNSPIDEARICGNKNMIRLMEEAKTAQLSEYPESPYSHEVTELRHAKKKCTVFPFHPWDTTKEGRRHGVVMWIRHSMEELIEAASHQLGMLDAECIILSEDGGQILEADMITEAQKLYLVYQTA from the exons ATGGAGTCGTTCAAGAGGAAATCATTTAAAATAGGGCACGGTGATATTGGAGAGGAAGGAAGCTCGAGCCACGGCGGGGAGGAATACGAGGTGGAGGATCTAAGGGAGCGAATACAGTCGTCACGCGGCAGCCGATTAACTCTGGTTGAGAACGAGTTGGAGATGAACTCGACTCGCCGGAGATTCAGCAGGCACAACCTCATCAATGGCTTCAGAGATCTGTTCATCCACCCTGACAACag GTGGTACAAGGCATGGGAgaaatttatactaatatgGGCAATATACTCGTCATTCTTTACTCCGTTGGAGTTCGGGTTCTTCAGGGGACTACCAGAGAACCTCTTCATTTTAGACATTGTTGGCCAGGTGGCATTCCTACTCGACATTATCTTGCAATTCTTTGTGGCTTACAGGGACAGTCATTCCTACAAAATGATTTACAAGCGTAATCCAATTGCTCTACG GTATattaaatctcatttttttccgGACCTACTAGCTTGCATGCCGTGGGATATAATCTACAAG GTTTGCGGAAGAAAAGAAGGGGTGAGGTATCTTCTATGGATCAGATTGATACGGGTTCGCAGACTTACGGATTTCTTTCAAAGGATGGAAAAGGACATCAGAATCAATTATCTCTTCACGAGGATAGTGAAACTAATAGCTGTTGAACTTTACTGCACGCATACAGCAGCTTGCATCTTCTACTACCTAGCCACTACGCTCCCTGAAGAGCAGGAAGGTTACACATGGATTGGGAGCTTGCAATTGGGTGACTATAGTTATTCACAATTCAGAGATATAGACATATGGAAGCGTTACATTACTTCATTGTATTTTGCCATTGTCACCATGGCAACTGTAG GTTATGGAGATATACATGCAGTCAATCTGAGAGAAATGATATTCATCATGATCTATGTCTCCTTTGACATGATTCTTGGTGCATATTTGATTGGTAACATGACAGCGCTGATTGTGAAAGGATCAAAGACTGTAAGATATAGAGACAAAATGActgatcttaccaaatatatGAACAGAAACAGATTAGGTAGGGACCTACGTAATCAAATAAAAGGGCATTTGCGTTTGCAATATGAAAGCAGCTATACTGATGCCGCTGTTCTACAAGATATCCCAATGTCTATTCGTGCCAAG ATATCTCAGACTTTGTACAAGTCATATGTGGAAAATATTCCCATTTTCAAATCTTGCTCCCAAGAATTCATCAATCAAATT GTAACTCGGGTCCACGAGGAATTTTTCCTTCCAGGAGAAGTCATAATGGAACAGGGGAATGTTGTGGATCAACTCTATTTTGTTTGTCATGGTGTCTTG GAGGAGGTTGGAATAGGGGCTGATGGATTAGAAGAGACTGTGTCTCTTCTAGAGCCTAACAGCTCGTTTGGAGAGATTTCGATTTTGTGCAACATTCCTCAACCTTATACTGTCCGTGTATGTGAACTCTGCAGACTCATGCGTATTGATAAGCAATCTTTCTCCAATATTCTTGAGATATTTTTCCACGATGGACGGAAAGTCTTGACTAACTTGTTGGAG GGAAAAGAATCTAATCTTCGCCTGAAGCAATTGGAGTCGGATATTACGTTCCATATTGGTAAACAAGAAGCTGATCTTGCTTTGAGAGTGAACAGTGCAGCATTTTACGGTGACTTGTATCAACTTAAAAGCGAAATCCGTTCTGGAGCAGATCCAAGCAAGAAAGATTATGATGGAAGGACAGCTCTG CATCTTGCTGCATCAAGAGGATATGAAGATATCACTCTGTTCCTGATACAAGAATGTGTAGACATCAATGCCGAAG ATAATTTCGGTAACACACCATTGCTGGAAGCCATCAAGAATGGACATGACAAGGTTGCTTCATTACTTTATAAAGAAGGGGCCATGGTGAAAATTGACAATGTTGGTAGCTACTTGTGCTCAGTGGTTGCAAGAGGAGATTCAGATTTCCTGAGAAGGTTGTTGTCCAATGGCATCGATCCCAACTCGAAAGACTACGATAGTCGAACTCCCCTTCACGTAGCTGCCTCTCAAGGATTGTATCTAATGGGCAAGTTGCTTGTGGAAGCAGGAGCCAGCATCTTCGCAAAAGACAG ATGGGGAAACAGTCCAATAGATGAAGCGAGAATATGCGGAAACAAAAACATGATCAGACTCATGGAAGAGGCGAAGACAGCCCAACTATCCGAATATCCCGAGAGCCCCTACTCCCATGAGGTCACAG AGCTAAGACATGCAAAGAAAAAGTGCACAGTGTTTCCATTTCATCCATGGGATACTACTAAAGAAGGCCGAAGACATGGAGTCGTGATGTGGATTCGTCACAGCATGGAAGAGCTAATAGAAGCAGCATCCCATCAACTCGGGATGCTTGATGCAGAATGCATTATATTATCCGAAGACGGAGGCCAAATTCTCGAGGCTGACATGATTACAGAAGCACAAAAGTTGTATCTCGTGTACCAAACAGCTTGA